The Deltaproteobacteria bacterium genome segment AATGTGCAAATAACTATTGGCATAAGGCCAGGCCACACAGATTAGTACCGGTTCTTTACCCGCGGCAGCAGTCATCACAGTCCCCAAAGCTGGCCACAATCGGCCTTAAGTTGCTCGACAAACTCAGCCACCGTCATCGCCGGCAGTTGCTTACCGTCGTGGAACCGTGGAGCCACGGTGTTCGATTCTTTTTCCTTATCACCAAGCACCAGCATGTAAGGTGTCTTCATCACCTGAGCCTCGCGAATCTTGAAGCCTAGCTTCTCGTTGCGCAGGTCAATCTCCGTGCGCACGCCGGCAGCTTTGAGTTCCGCCTCGACAGCTTTGGCGTAGGGCTCTTGATCCTGGGTGATGTTGATGATCCGGACTTGGGTGGGAGCAGCCCACAGCGGGAAGTGACCCGCATAGTGTTCAATGAAAATACCCATGAAGCGCTCAAGACTACCTAGCACAGCACGGTGGATCATCACTGGCGTGTGCGATTTGTCGTCACTACCAATGTACTCAAGCTCAAAACGGCCAGGCATGGAGAAATCTAGCTGCACGGTCCCGCACTGCCAGCTGCGCTCCAGCGAGTCGATCAGATGGAAGTCAATCTTCGGGCCATAGAAGGCGCCGTCGCCGGGATTGAGCTTGTACTCACGTCCTGATTTCTCCAGGGCAGATTTCAGGGCGCCCTCAGCTTTTTCCCAAATTTCGTCACTGCCAATGGATTTCTCCGGCCGCGTAGAGAGTTCAACGCGGTAACGGGTGAAACCAAGCAGCGAGTAGGCCTGATCAATCTGCGTCAGGACGCGTACGATCTCGTCTTGAATCTGATCCGGAGAACAGAAGACGTGAGCATCGTCCTGGACAAAGGTGCGGACCCGGAAGAGACCATGCGTCACCCCACTGCGCTCGTGCCGGTGAACCCGGCCGAATTCGCTGAGGCGCAGCGGCAATTCACGGTAGCTGTGACGCCCAGAGCTATAGAGGAGGCAGTGGCCCGGACAGTTCATCGGCTTGATCGCCGACTCGGACTCGTCCACCTGGGTAAAGTACATGTTCTCGCGGTAGTTGTCGTAGTGACCGCTCTTCTTCCAGAGCTCGACATCCATGACCAAGGGTGTGTTGACTTCGGTGAAGCCAAATTCCGCATTGCTGCGCCGCATGAACGTCATCAGCTTGTTATAGACAGCGGCACCAGCGGGGTGGAAAAAGGCGTTGGCCGGCGCTTCTTTATGGAAGGAAAAGAGACCGAGTTGCTTGCCGAGTACACGGTGGTCGCGCTTTTTCGCCTCTTCCAGCCGGTGCAGGTAATCGTCGAGCTCT includes the following:
- the thrS gene encoding threonine--tRNA ligase — encoded protein: ELDDYLHRLEEAKKRDHRVLGKQLGLFSFHKEAPANAFFHPAGAAVYNKLMTFMRRSNAEFGFTEVNTPLVMDVELWKKSGHYDNYRENMYFTQVDESESAIKPMNCPGHCLLYSSGRHSYRELPLRLSEFGRVHRHERSGVTHGLFRVRTFVQDDAHVFCSPDQIQDEIVRVLTQIDQAYSLLGFTRYRVELSTRPEKSIGSDEIWEKAEGALKSALEKSGREYKLNPGDGAFYGPKIDFHLIDSLERSWQCGTVQLDFSMPGRFELEYIGSDDKSHTPVMIHRAVLGSLERFMGIFIEHYAGHFPLWAAPTQVRIINITQDQEPYAKAVEAELKAAGVRTEIDLRNEKLGFKIREAQVMKTPYMLVLGDKEKESNTVAPRFHDGKQLPAMTVAEFVEQLKADCGQLWGL